The genomic interval TGGTAGTAGAGGAGGTTGTTGATGACGCGGTGGCACCATCGCTGCGGGTCGCATGGATCCGGAGCCGCCAGGCGCGCCGACCCCAGAACAAAGTCGTCCAGGGCGCGTAGCGGTGGCAGCCGCACCTCCGACATCCTGGCGGTTAATGTGGCTGGACCAGCAAGGAGGGGGCCGGACTACAACAACCGTTACGCCGCTCGCCACCGCGGGGCACACCGGGAAATGGAGTCTGGGTTGGGCAGCTACTTTCCTAACCTAGGTGGATTGCGCAGGGGCGGCGATGCATGTGACCGGAAAAGTAACTAACACGCCGTTCCGGAAAGCAGCAAAGGCTGCCGGGAAATCAAGCCTCGGCCAAGGGGCGAGACCTTCCCATCCTTTAACACTGCTATCCACCCCCGCGAGAGGCGCCGCAGGAGCTGTTCCGGGCGGTGCCAGCGGCTCAAGCACAAAGTAGCCAGACAGATAAGAAAGGAGGGACTGTCACGAGGATGCGAGTTGGATTCCACCTCCTTCCTGTCAGCGTCCAAGACGGTCACATTTCTCCTGGAAACTCCATGCCCCGCCCCTAAGGTCAAGTCATAAATGCCATTAAGGGCCTTTTATTCGTATTCATCACATCAGAGATCATCTGTTCCTGGGAAGCTTATAAAAAATCCCCAGGTTGGATTAGGCCACTCCCTCTGGGTCCCTAGCAATTTCTTCCAGGTTGGGGATCCCAAGGGGTCTCTGCCTTCCTGGGTCCCTGGCTTGGCCCTTGGGGCACACAGTCATCAAGAAGTGCTGGGGGAAGTGAGCTCTTTATTTAGACATAGCTCTGCTGAGTGGAAAGTGGGCACTGGCCCCATTAATGCTTGCTGGCAGGTAGCGTCCAAGCATGCCCCACTGCCAAGGCTCATCTCTGCAGTCTGCCACTGTAGGTCCCTAGCACAGCCCCCAGGGCTCTTAAAAGTCATCATCATCACAGATGTCAAGGTACACGTCGAAAGCCTCTCTGTTGCAGTTTCCATCAGGAGTGAAGACATATTTGTGGAAGGTCCCATCTACGCAGAtggctgggggaggggggtggTAAGATGTCAGAGGCTGCCATAGCCACAGGCTCCAATCCTCTCAGGCATCTCAGGACCTAGCATCTGCCTCCAAGCCTTTGCCTAGTGCTGTCCCCCTTACTGATAATGAAGCTGAGCCTCACATGGCCCTAAAATTCTTTCAGTTCCAACCTGCAGACCTTTGCCCCATGCAGTACCCCCAACCAAGGGGCTATTCCCACTCACCAATGACAGAGTTGACGTTCTTGGAAGTATTGCGACCGAAGGCGCAGATGCAGGCTGACTCAGCAGGCACAGTGAAGCTCGCCAGGCTCCACTGAGAGTCCACGTACTGCCCAATCATAGGCCCCACCTTGCCCACGCGAGCCAGCCTGCAGGCAGCACTAGCTAAGCCAAGGTATGGTAAATGGGCAGGGGGACAGGGACACAGTAGGGTGGGGAGGGGGTACTCACGCGGAGCGTCGGTTGAGGCGGGTATCCTTGAGAGCAAAGATATGGACGGTGCCCTTATCACTGGAAGCGCAGAGAAAGGAGGAGTCGTGGCTGAAGTTAATGCTAGAAGACAGATCAGCAGTGATGTCCACATGTCATGTGGTGTTGGGGGTTCACCAGCCCACCATGCATACCCTGTGCTCACCAGTAGAGGGTAGCAGGGTCAGTGCCTCGGCGGAGCTCCACCAGTTTCTCCTTGGATTGTGTGTCAAAGAGGCGAATAAGAGTACccttctgggaggctgaggccactactgtgcctggctggttcaGAGACACGCAGGCTATGTCACTCTGATGTGCATTGATGGTAAAGGGAGCAGATGAGGTGCCAGGCTTCGTGCTCGACAGGTCCTGGAGTAGGAGGGAGTCTGGGGTTGAGGTGGTATGGAGGGAAGGGACTGATTCCACAGGGAAAGCCAGTCCACCCACCTACCCGCCCTTGTCGACTGGTTGTCTCACCACAAGTTGCAGACTCCCACACTTGTGTCCCGGGAAGACTAACAGTTGCTTCTCCAGGCTGGGGCAGAGGTCACAGAGCCCTAGGGTGTGAAGATGAAGAAGGGTGGGCGGCTGGAGAGGAGGCAGCATGTCAGAATGGACAGAGCTGGATGAAGACCAGACTTCAACCCTCCATGATAAGCTGAACCCAAAGAATCCGCAGGGGGCTCAGCTCGGCTGCACACCTCGCCAGCTAGGCAGATTCCCTTCCTTGCTCTGCATCTGTGGAATCTAATAAGCTGTTATGACAGCCCCAGGAGGCTCACGGATACCTGACACACCCGCCCATGTCCTCACAAATTGTTTCTGCTCTGCCACTGGGGCAcccaggggtggggcagggctggaggtggggagaaaTGGCTGGGAGCTGGAAAGATGGAGGGGCTGTGAGTGTGAGCATCTCCCTGCCTCTTTCCccgtttctgtgtgtgtgtgtgtgccccttcctttctttcctcatctCTGCCCCTCTGCCCCATCCACTGTTTCATGCCCTTACACCTGTGTATCTGAGCCCTCTCACCCTTGGGGTTGTCCCGGGTATCAAACTCAAACAGCTTTCGGGGATTGTCGGGGAAGGAGTACACATAGATGCGGTTCCTCAGCACGATCACGATCCTGTGGGTATCACACAACACAGGATGGCTGTGAGGGGACAGCGGGATGCCCAGGGAGGACTAACCCTTTCACCTGCTGTGGGGACCTCCTACCTCCCACCCCAGTCCTCCTCAGGCTCACTTGTCATGGCGCATGCGCACAGAAAGCACTGGCTTGGTGAAGGTGAACTCCAGCACCAGCTTCTCCTTGGAGTCCTTGCCCTCCCGGGCATCGTCCCAGATCAGCACTGCTGGGCAGGTGGGTGGGTTGTCGGGGCCAAGGTTTAGGGTAAGGGCAACCCTGGTGACACGGGGTCCACGCCTGCTTCCCAGGGACCTCAACCTACTTGCTTAGCCTTTTACTAAACACCCAGTAAGCACAGCATGAGCACTTGTGGATATAATCCCTGAGAGAAGCATTCTAGACTGTTATATTcatctacagatgaggaaactgaggttcaaagtgGTTGTGTCTGGCCAAGGACCTCACAGCCCATCAGCAACCAAACAGGGACTCATACTCAGGCCTATAACTTCCCCTTGGTAACTATTTCTGCCTGCAGGGTCCTAGTCCACGCACCCTGGAGATTTCCATGAGGAATCCTAGGGCTCCATGACTCACCTAGGGCAATTCCTGCCCTGTCCAGGTGGTATCGGCAAGAAAAACCCTTAAAGCAAGATAGCACATGAGGCTCAAGCCAAGGGGGTATTGGGAAGGTGGCGCCAAGATTTGATAACCTATtgcttgtgtgaccttggatgagtCACTTAACTgcactgggcctcagtttcctcattggtaaaaaGGGGGATAATGATCCTTCTTATCCCATAGAGTTACtgtgaggagtaaatgagttaatatatttaaGTGCTTAGGGCAGTCCCATGCTCACAGTAAGAGCTCTAGGTCATGGCACACAGGAGGCACTCAATCAGGgttcttaaaatgaaaacaaagcaccAAGCTTCTCAAGCTATAAGATCCATGACTTCCAAGCTGTAGGCCTCCTCACTGTGTGACTCTGAAGTACTCTGATGTCTTCATCTCCCAGTGCCTTGGGGTGCCTGTGGGAGGCCAGGAATCCAAGAAATCTGGGCCAAAGGGCAGGATGAGGGCACTTACCTGAGATCTCTGAGAACTTGGGGCTACTACCACCGCCCACCAAGGCCAGAAGGTTGGAGCGGTGCAGCATCTCCACCAAGCCCATGCTGCCCACCTGCTCGTGGTCTGGACAGGGACCAGGGTGTCAGTGGAGGTGGGAGCCAATGCCCAGCCCAGCTCTTCTGCCCATTGCCCCTCCCCTGCCAACAGCTCACCCAGATGCCCCTTCTCCATCAAGGGCTCCACGTTGTAGATGCGCACACCTGTCTCCATGGCGCAGCAAAAACAGCCTGGGGGATGGAAGGAATCCGAACTGCCTTAAAGAATGCCCAGGTAGGCCCATGGCCCACTTCTGACTCCTCTTTCCCTCGCTCCCTCCCACAAGGGTACAGGCCCAAGCCTCTCTCACTTTGGTCTTGGTTGAAACGCAGGCTGGTCACTCCTCGAAGTGGCTGTTGAGTCATGGTCCAGGATTGTTTCCCTGGACACAAATGGGATAAAGATGAGAAAAGTCCTGGAGTCTCCCCTCCAAGTTCTGCCCCAACtgatttcctcctcctcccacactcTGCTAACTACTGATGGGAGGGACtgcaaaaaagattaaaaaaaaaaaaaaggctgggtgtggtggctcccacctataatcccagcactttgggagggtgagggaggcgggtggatcacctgaggccaggagtttgagacccacctgcccaacgtggtgaaaccctgtctctactaaaaatacaaaagttagctgggtgtggtggtgcatgcctataatcccagctacttgggaggctgaggctggagaatcgcttgaacccaggagacagaggttacagtgagctgagatccagccatcgctcattacctgggtgacagagtgagactccctcttgggcaaaaaaaaaaaaaaaaaaaaaaaaaaagagagtcccAGGATCTCTGCTCTAAGCTCCCAAGATCCCAGACAGCGTGGCCAGGAACCCTCCCTCTTTCAGATTTGGCCAGCTCCAGGACTACACTGACGTGGACCCCACACCTACTCCTTACATGCTGGCCCTCATTGACTTGTCAGGAAGTAATGTGATGGGGGTGCCCCCGTGGtatctcttccccacccccagccaatcTTGACCCCAATGCCAGACATGGCCTGGAACCACTCCAAACCCATTTCTCATCTTCACACCTGACCTAGCACTGGACTCTACCTATCAATAAATAGAGGAAAGTTGGCCAGGACATCCACTTCTTGTACCTCCCTGACTTGGCCCTGAGACTTCTATGCTTGGTTTGCCATCCCCAGGAATTCCTCTCATACCTTTCTAGCTCTACCCCAACCTAATCCATCACCCCAGAGTCCTCTCACACCTTTCCCCCTTACTGGCTTCCCCATACCCCTTCAGGATCCCATGCCTACTTGGGATGACCCCTTCTCATGCCTTGGTAACTACCATCAGGGCCAGCCTAGACATTTCCCTAGGTCTGCTTATGCCCTGGGGACTCTATCCTAGGATTCCCCTAGCACTCTAAATTTTCCACCCTGGGACATCTTTGTGTTCTGCTTTCCTTGACTCCAACATAACCTGGCCTGGACCCAACCCCAGGAACCTCACCCATCCCCCTAATATTCCCCTTCTAGAAATAGACCCCTATCCAAGACCCTGCCCCAGGGCACCCTTACCCTTTCAAGACCCTTGCCCAAAACAAAGCATCCAAAACTCCTGCCTAGGAGAACCTCAACCCCTAAGATGCCTGCCCAGTCCCCAACTTCCCTTCAAACCCTCAACTCCCAAGACCTCTGCCCAGACAcactccctccccatcctccaatAGTCCAaatctcctccctttcttttggTTACACCCTCCACTGGAATGCCTCATGCACATTCTTTGGACAGCTCTGCCTTGTCGCTATTCTCTGGACAGCTACACCTTTCAAGACCCCTTTTTTGCACCTCAATTCCAAACCCCCGAGCCACCCCAAACCCTGTCCGGGATGCCTCACCCCTCTCCCAAGACCAGCAGTATGCTCGTCCCAAAGCCAGCACCCACTTAAGACCTCTGCCTTAGACCTTTACTCGGAAGACTCCCAGCCTCCCCCAGACCTCAACCAACCCTGGGATCGTGCTCCAGCTTCCGGCCGTCTTCACCGTCCTGACCTCCGCGTGTCCCTGTCCCGGGCCCCAGCTGTCAGTGCCGCCTGCGGCCCGGTTTTCTGACCTCCCGGGCCTTGGCGCCCGACTCGGGTGTTTACATCAGGGCCCCACTTCCGGGGGAGGGAGCCTGCTGCAGGAAATGACTCACCCCAGCTGGAAAAAGGTTGCCACCGCCTTCCTCGCCCAGATCCCGGGTCTTCGGAGCATCGCCGGTGACAGCGGGGTCCTCCCGGGAGGGCGCGGGGAGCTGCGGAAGATCGGCTGGGGGACCGGAGGCAAAGGGGGCTCCCTAAGGCCGAGGCTGTCTGAGGGAACCGGGAAGGGTGGTGAGAGCGAGCGTGCTTGCCCCCCGCTGAGCGAAACCAGCCGAGTCCTCAGCGCCGCGGTCACTCGCGATAGGGGAGTAAACCTCCCCGGCGAACAGGACGCGGACCTCCGCGGCGGCCGAGAGTAGCGGCCCCTGTTCCCAACACAGAGGCCTTCCAGGCTTCCAGAGGGGCTATGCTGGGGTGCTGGGGACTCCAGGTGGGGGCGGACCTGGGGACTCCAGGCGGGGGCGGACCTGGAGACCTTGAAAGTGGAGAAACCTCCTTGGCTCTGGAAGCCAAGAAAcggatttcattttctttctccccacCTTGCCTCCAACCCAGCTAGCTCTggggtttgttgttttgttttgttctgttttgttttctgagacagagccttgccctgttgcccaggctggagtacagtggcgcgatctcggctcactgcaaccttcgcctcccaggttcaagcgattctcctgcctcagcctccggagtagctgggattgcaggcgcccgctaccacgcccgactaatttttgtgtttttagtagaggggtttcaccatgttggtcagactggtctcgaactcctgacctcaggttattcacccgcctcgcctcccaaagtgctgagattacagacttgagctaccgcgcctggcctctttttatttttacaaaatgcaaAATAGCATTTGATGGTAAAAGGTATGAATGCTGtgggttttttatttaaaaaaagaggtccTATTATgataaagcttaaaaaaaaaaaaaaaaaaaaaggctgggcacggtggctcacgcctgtaatcccagcactttgggaggccgaatcgggtggatcacttgaggtaaggagttcgaaaccaacctgtccaacatggcaaaaccccgtctttaattaaaaaaaaaaagccacaaattaTGTGCATactagaaggattttttttttttggagccatGACTTGTATTGGAAggatttttaattaaactttaagaaataatacacaggattgcttgaggccaggagtttgagaccagcctgagcaagactctgtctctacaagaaaaaaaaaaaagatgtcatacACTCCACTCTCAGTGAAGGTGGAATAACAGGGCCCAAATTTGTCCTCTCACGGGAAACAACCAACTttaccccccacaaaaaaaaagcaaaatacatgaaacaatgtttcttttttggggggggtatggattctctgtcacccaggctggagtgcaatggaacaatccCGGCTcgatgcaacctctgccccccaggttcgaggtgattctcctgcctcagcctcccaaagtgctgagattatgggcctgagccactgtgcctcgtgGAAACAATTATTCTTAAGACATTAGTCAGGCACCAAAGGACATTGATCCCTGAAAGATAGGAAACAAGGTGAGCACTACAACTCTCCCAGCACACTGCCTGAGAGCTTCCATGCTATGGCACtggaaggggaaactgaggcagcaccTGGTAGACTCCCTAAGTTGAGGCAGTCCAGAGAGACAAGGGCAGCCAGAGTTTAAAGGACAGAATGTCAGGAGAGAGGAGCACAGAGAATCACAGAGATCTGCAAAGGGTCCCCCTTCAGTATTTAGCAGAGTACTTAACACATGCATATGAGCCAACTACTAAAGGCCAGGAAAAGAACCATCCAAGTGGATAGGAGGAACAGGTCCTGACATTCACATGGAGCTTTTGAAAATAGTGCTTGCTCCCACTTGGGATGTTTTAGTGCTTGTTTCCCACCCAGACTGGAAACTCCTAATTCACAAGGCATAGAGTACACAGGAAGGTCTTGTCGCGGTTGTGGGGAATAACGAGCCCTAGACTTAGTATTGCTCCAGGCTcactttacaaataataaaaaaagacccTAAAAGATCTatagcaggccgggcgcggtggctcacgcctataatcccagcactttgagaggccaaggcgggtggatcacgaggtcaagagatcaagaccatccttgtcaacaaggtgaaacccagtctctactaaaaatacaaaaattagctgggcatggtggtgcgcgcctgtagtcccagctactcgggaggctgaggcaggagaattgcttgaacccagaaggcggaggttgcggtgagccaagatcatgccattgcactccagtctgggtaacaacagcgacactctgtctcaaaaaaaacatttatagCAATTGCCGgacgccgtggctcatgcctgtaatcccagcactttgggaggctgaggcaggtggatcacgagtttaggagttcaagaccagcctggccaatattgtgaaatcctgtctctactaaaaatacgaaaatcagccgggcgtggtggcggatgcctgtaatcccagactgaggcaggagaatcacttgaacgcaggaggcggaggttgtggtgagccaagatggcaccactgcactccagcctggtgacagcgaaagactatctcacacacacaaaaaaatctacaAGAATAACAAAGATTGATAGGAATAAAAAAAGACCCAGCTTCTAAAAAGGTAAAATTGACAATCTCTGTTACCCAGCAAAGATTACTAGGCATAAAAAGAACCagcagcctgggtgcagtggttcatacctgtaatcccagcattttgggaggccgaggacaagtagattgcttgaacccaagagttggagaacatcctgggaaacatggtgaaaccctgcctctacaaataattttaaaagttctactATCACATtggatataaaataaacaaacaaaaatgttagctgggcatggtagcacatgcctgcagtcccagctgctcaggaggctgaggtgggaggattgcttgggcccaggaggtggaggctgcagtgagccatcatgggcccattgcacttcagcctgggtaacaaagagtgagaccctgtctctaacaataaataaatatacaaaatgaaaaggaCAGTATTCCAATGACCTAGTAACCTGTGGAAACTTGGATGAAAGTTCAGGCATTCCAGACTTGTACAAATTAATTGTATCTATATCTCAGAGAAAATCTTCCtcaaaacatgaatttttttaaaactggggaGACAGCTTCTAATTTAAACTGAAAATGCACACCCAAAACACAAATCTCTGAGATAAAAATTACTCTGCTCAGACCCAGTTGAGCCAGCTTTAATATTAGTGCCCTTCctttgttactggaaaggggtcctgataCAGACCTCAAGAGAGTGTTCTTGGATCTcacgcaagaaagaatttggggtgagtccatagagtaaagtgaaagcaagattattattatttcagaaggagttttgtgcttgttgcctaggctggagtacaatggcatgatctcgactcacttgcaacctctgcctccccagttcaagcgattctcctgcctcagcctgccgagtagctgtgattgcaGTTGgcggccaccatgcctagctagctaatatttttagtagagatggggtttcactatgttggccagactggtctcaaactcctgacctcaggcaatccacccacctcctgaagtgctgggattacaggcatgagctgctatgCCTGGCCATGGGTAGAGCAGCCCAGAGGACTGGTGGTTGTgatttttgtggttatttctttttctctctttttttgagatggagtcttgcttgttgctcaggctggactgcagtgacacgatcttgtctcactccaagctccacctcccaggttcaagcaattatcttgcctcagccttccaagtagctgggattacaggcttctgccaccatatccagctaatttttgtattattagtagagatggggtttcaccatgatagccaggctggtcttgaactcctgaccccaagagatctgcccgccttggcctcctgcaagtgctgggattacaagcgtgagccatcttACCTGGCcatatttcttgatgatatgctaaacaaggggtggattattcatgcctcctttttttagaatatatacagtaacttcctgatgttgccatggcatttgtgaactgtcatggtgctggtaggAGTGTCTTTAGCATGCTAATGAATTacaattagcatataatgagccatgaggatgaccagaggtcactttcatcactGTCTTGGTTTTGGCCGGCTTCTCTActacaacctgttttatcagcaaggtctcatcctcctatctcatcctgtgatt from Callithrix jacchus isolate 240 chromosome X, calJac240_pri, whole genome shotgun sequence carries:
- the WDR45 gene encoding WD repeat domain phosphoinositide-interacting protein 4 isoform X3, which gives rise to MTQQPLRGVTSLRFNQDQSCFCCAMETGVRIYNVEPLMEKGHLVLIWDDAREGKDSKEKLVLEFTFTKPVLSVRMRHDKIVIVLRNRIYVYSFPDNPRKLFEFDTRDNPKGLCDLCPSLEKQLLVFPGHKCGSLQLVDLSSTKPGTSSAPFTINAHQSDIACVSLNQPGTVVASASQKGTLIRLFDTQSKEKLVELRRGTDPATLYCINFSHDSSFLCASSDKGTVHIFALKDTRLNRRSALARVGKVGPMIGQYVDSQWSLASFTVPAESACICAFGRNTSKNVNSVIAICVDGTFHKYVFTPDGNCNREAFDVYLDICDDDDF
- the WDR45 gene encoding WD repeat domain phosphoinositide-interacting protein 4 isoform X4 codes for the protein MLRRPGIWARKAVATFFQLGETILDHDSTATSRSDQPAFQPRPKLFLLRHGDRCAHLQRGALDGEGASGIVIVLRNRIYVYSFPDNPRKLFEFDTRDNPKGLCDLCPSLEKQLLVFPGHKCGSLQLVDLSSTKPGTSSAPFTINAHQSDIACVSLNQPGTVVASASQKGTLIRLFDTQSKEKLVELRRGTDPATLYCINFSHDSSFLCASSDKGTVHIFALKDTRLNRRSALARVGKVGPMIGQYVDSQWSLASFTVPAESACICAFGRNTSKNVNSVIAICVDGTFHKYVFTPDGNCNREAFDVYLDICDDDDF
- the WDR45 gene encoding WD repeat domain phosphoinositide-interacting protein 4 isoform X2, whose amino-acid sequence is MTQQPLRGVTSLRFNQDQSCFCCAMETGVRIYNVEPLMEKGHLDHEQVGSMGLVEMLHRSNLLALVGGGSSPKFSEISVLIWDDAREGKDSKEKLVLEFTFTKPVLSVRMRHDKIVIVLRNRIYVYSFPDNPRKLFEFDTRDNPKGLCDLCPSLEKQLLVFPGHKCGSLQLVDLSSTKPGTSSAPFTINAHQSDIACVSLNQPGTVVASASQKGTLIRLFDTQSKEKLVELRRGTDPATLYCINFSHDSSFLCASSDKGTVHIFALKDTRLNRRSALARVGKVGPMIGQYVDSQWSLASFTVPAESACICAFGRNTSKNVNSVIAICVDGTFHKYVFTPDGNCNREAFDVYLDICDDDDF
- the WDR45 gene encoding WD repeat domain phosphoinositide-interacting protein 4 isoform X1, which translates into the protein MTQQPLRGVTSLRFNQDQSCFCCAMETGVRIYNVEPLMEKGHLDHEQVGSMGLVEMLHRSNLLALVGGGSSPKFSEISAVLIWDDAREGKDSKEKLVLEFTFTKPVLSVRMRHDKIVIVLRNRIYVYSFPDNPRKLFEFDTRDNPKGLCDLCPSLEKQLLVFPGHKCGSLQLVDLSSTKPGTSSAPFTINAHQSDIACVSLNQPGTVVASASQKGTLIRLFDTQSKEKLVELRRGTDPATLYCINFSHDSSFLCASSDKGTVHIFALKDTRLNRRSALARVGKVGPMIGQYVDSQWSLASFTVPAESACICAFGRNTSKNVNSVIAICVDGTFHKYVFTPDGNCNREAFDVYLDICDDDDF